The Meleagris gallopavo isolate NT-WF06-2002-E0010 breed Aviagen turkey brand Nicholas breeding stock chromosome 20, Turkey_5.1, whole genome shotgun sequence DNA window GGTCTTACAAAAATGGTGGGCATTCTGCAAGAGGGTTTTTCCAAGCCAGCTCCCACCTCCCAGAGACACAGAGCAGCGTGGGCGTGTGCAGGTATTCCCCAGTGTGGGTTGGTGCAGACGAATACAGGGACCTCGAAAACATGTTTGGACAAGACTCCAAAGAATCCGAGTGTCAGTACTTAAAGTTCCCATGCAGGAGTGGCTGATAATCCCCTTCCTGGGTCACAGCAGAGCCTGCTGGGCTCCAGGCCCTGACACTGGCAGCTCGGGAACAGGCtcacatttctgtatttgtcGATCTGCCGTCCTTTCTTGGCTGCCCCGCAAACCACCATCCACCTGCCAACTTGGCAAGCAGCGGATGGCACTGCAGCGCCTGGAAAATACAAATGCCTCCCAGGCGGTTTCCAGGGAAGCTGGAGGGAGAAGCAGTCAGGAGCCGTGGGGCCGCTGCCAGCTCTCTGTGAACCATACGACGAGGGCAGCTGTGAGTCTCCTCGGGTGCTGGGAGAGCCTGAGCTTTCACGCAGCGCTCCCGGCCTCCAGACAGCACTCATCTGCTCCAGCCCTTTTCCTACGACGCAGCCAAattctcctgctgcttccagctcTGAATCCTGgggaaaacagagcagcagccgGAGGGCCCCGGTAGCGGGATGGCCATGGATGGGGCTGTCGTGGCgcaagctctgtgctgtgcctgcccTCAGTGCTGCTTCCCTCTGGAGCGGGGTGGCAGGAGGACACGGCCATTTCTGGGCTCTGCTCACCTTCCCTGTTCTGCACTGCCAACCCTGTGCTGTTCATACAGAGACAACCAGCTGAGAAATCCTCCTTAATCCCTTCCTCCCGTGTCCTCTAACAGGCTGAGCCCGGTCCTTAAGCCGTGAAGGCCGTCACAGCCACCATCACCACACCAAGGACGCGCAGTCCCAGCCCAATGCCAAGACAGCGCAGCTCAGCCCCTATCCTGCAGGTGTGAAGGCACAGTCCTTACCCTGAGAGGTTATGGTTCACAACCATCAGGTTGTACCccagtgtggggatggggacagcaccTGCTCAGCCTCAGCTGGTTGGGGCCTGCAGGTCCAGGGGGGAGGGGTGAAGGATGGTTTGTTTACCATTGCGAGGTAAAATCGACGAACTCTGCTGAGAACTTTTCCGCTGGGAGCTGCGGCGATggctcctccaccacctgctTGAGCTGCTGGAAGGGCGTCCCCCAGGAGTCATAGGGAAAGCGCAGGATGGCCAGCTCGATCTGGGGAGACAGCACCCAACCTCAGCCCTGGAGcacaccccacagccaccccatagGATTTTAACAGCTTGTGCTCCCACCCGTGCGCCCACACCACCTGTGGTTTTTTTGGCTCTGCATAAACAAATGGCATCTCATCACCCCACCAGGCTACAAGGCATCACATCTTGCATTTTACATCCCCTAGTATATAAGGAAGTCCTGAGAAGACCCAGCAGTTTCCACATTCAGTCCTCCTCACTGCCATCCTGTTGCATATCACTGGGGAGAggtttcaagtttaaaaaaaaaaaagccatattgCAAAGGGTACCTGTGCTATAAAAAGGCAAGCTGATGGCCTCCCCTTAAACACTGCTTCTCCTGGTGTGCAGAACGTATCATCAACACCCAATGCCTCCTCCTCCAAGACTTTACTAAGCACTCGGTGCTGGGAGTGCTGTTTCAGATTGGAATCCAGCCTGCTGCATTGATGGACACCGTTGCCTTAGCCCATGCTGCCATCTCccggctgcctgcagccaccaCAGCATAGCTGTCCCTATCAGGGTGGCATGCTGCAAGGCCAGCCACAGGTTGGACATCCAGAGGTTGGCCAACGTTTGGACATCCCTGGGGGTCAGTCCTGCCATGCCaatgcatccaaagcagcaaggaTTTTGCAAAGCAGCTCCATCCCCCTTACCCTCTACCCTACCACGTACTTGCTGGTATCTTGTAGAGCTGTGTACCCCTTCCCACCCTATCACATTCCCAGGGAACTACTGCCATCAGTATCAGGGAGCTATGGGGAGGAAAATGAATATACAAAGCACAGCCaagcctccagcactgctgcaacCCCCAGATTGCTCTACCATTGTGATCCCCCTACCATTGTGATCCCCAGGCTCCAGATATCAGATTTGACGCTGTACCCCTTCTGGTTCAACTCCGGGTTAATTCTTTCAGGCTGCAAAGAGATGTAAAGCAGTTAAAAAAGAGGGATGGACCCAGTGCAACACCTGCACCCAGGGCTCTCTGACCTCAGAGGGGTCTTTCAGAGATGTCAGGCCAGGGCCACGTAGCCCATGCTGCAGCTTGCTCCCTTGGCCACGGTGGCACCAGATGCAGCCCTACATCCTTGTCAGTAGGGGCAGCAGTGAAATGGGTCACCAGAAACACATGGTACCTGCACCAGGGAATGGGGTGATGcggcatatctggcacaaaaagGAGTGATGAGCCTCAGTTCCTCAGGACTCTGTGCATCCACTCCACAGAAACCAAGTCCAAAGGAGTGTTTTCTTCCCAGGAGAGTACTGTTGTCCCCAAAGGGCAAACGGCAAAAGTGCAACAGGGAGTAATTACAGAGCCTTCCCAAGGTCATGGGGAGGCAATAAGGCAGGAAGCTGTGCCCAGGAGACCTGATTTGACCTGTGAGATCGACCTCTATCTCTGCTCCTTTACAAGCAGTTTCAGGGATATGTCTTCCAAAACAAGGCCCCAGGACAGGCTGGTGGCTGATCCTTCCCCCTTTAGGACGACCTGACACCCAGGCTCATGTTCCTCTGGCTGTCCCGCAGCAGCTTGCACATGCAGCTTTTCGGCATCTCAACTTACAGCCATGTAGGGTTTGCATCCTGCATCCATGGTTTTAGCAACCGAGTCAACGAGGTAACCGCTAATTCCAAAATCGCACATTTTCACCTGCCCCTGCGTATTGATCAACACGTTAGAGGGCTTTACATCTGCAAGAAGGAACACATACCACAGTCACTGTCACGCATGGGTGGCTGAGCCAAGCCAAAAAAGCCAAAGAGCTTCCTATCAGCAGAGGGCACCAAAGGTGCCCACGCGAACCCCAGCGTTGCACACACAGCAGAAGcccagctggctgcagggaCTGCACATCCAGGTGACTGCCTCATGGGCCTATTGCATGTCCTGTGTGTGTCCTTTCATTTGCATGCTCCTCTCACTGGTTTGGGGAGGTGAGAAGAAACCCTGTACGCAGCCAGTATAAGCCAGGGATGGCCACAGGCATCAGAGCGCTCACAgggaacagctctgcagagctgaagaCATCTCTAGGGAATGTCTGTGCAAGGCTGGAGCACTGGTGAGCCTCCAGTGAGGCTGCTCTCGTGTCAGGACAAGGAAAACCACAGGGCAGGGATGACAGGCAGACAGGAGAGGGTGAAGAGCAGTGAGGGTTGCAGTGGAAGAAGGAAGCAGTAAACTGAGATGAGGATCAAGATTTCAGAAGTGGCCTCTAAATTTAAAGATCCCAAGCTTGAAGGCAGTGTTAACAGCAGCAGGCGTGTGGGTGCTCCACACCTTATGGAAATCAGGCGAGCGTCTCAGCTATTTATTACTGCCAGATTTATCTGCTTCCCATCACGGCCTTGTAATCCTTGGTGCCTTCGTGTTTGCATAATTCTCATGAAGGTGGTTATAATCACCATCAGCAAGGGAAATTAAGGCACAGAAAGAACCCAAAAGTGATGTCCAGCTTGGAGTACAGGGGCTTTCCTGCACAGTGGGGAATCCTCCCTGCCTGGGCTACTCCCAGGTGGAATTTCAGCACAAAGTCCATTTGCTGATCTGACTTATATGCCCAACACAGGCTTCTATCTTCTCTCATCCCAGGTCTGATCCTCAGAAGGGAACAATCTTGACACCCAGAAAGAAGAGGTCACTTCTGCAACAAGGTCATCTACCTACATGTGATAAACTATGAAAAAGAAGTGCTGAAAAGGAGACCAGAAGCTGCTTTGTGTCCTGCTCTTCAGAACTGAGTGGCTTACAGATTATTAACAACCACTCTCTCATCAGTGTTTCGCCATCAAAAGCCTCAGGTAGCTGAGATTCTCACCCATCTGTTATTATCTCAAAATAAGATGGTTTTCAGTGGAaatcaaacaagcaaacagaaatccaGAAGCTGAGCAGCATTTTTCCACCCACTGCAAACGACACAGAAGGCAGAACTCAACCTCCAGCCACATGCAGTATCTACAGAACATGACCACTTGTTGGAGCTGAACTGTTCCCTTTGGCCCAGCAATCACACTCCAGAGAGGGCTTTTTCCTCCTTATGATAAATTGAAAATGATCctttagaaagaaagagatcAAGCAGCAACACtgcaaatttctttcttttgtggcATCCATGAGatgcaaaaagagaaatgcttaAAGAGAGTATTCAAGAGTTCACTTGAAGctatgttctatgattctatgttaaGTATGGAACACACTGCCCAGCTAGTGTTTGAGGAAGCCCACAGAAGGGGATGGGGATGGTTAAGTCACTGCCAGAATGGAGAGGCCTGCACAAAGCCTGATCCAGAGCACAGCAAAGTCAGAAGGAAGAGTCTGCTTTAATTTTGCAGAGGTAGTGAAGCACACCGTGGATTCAGACCACGGATTAGGGAAACGTAATCCAGAGCAAACAGCTCTTTCTTTGCCAACACAATCAGGCTGGAGCCCACTTctctgctccagctccagctccagcatGGAGTTTTTAAAGAGCAAATCAGCAGACATTTCTTCTGACGTGGCTTCTGCTAGTCATAAAAGAGAGCATCTGGGGTACTTTGGGAGCCCTGCGCCTGGCTGCGAGGCCAGCCCTCAGGAGGCTGATGGGAcagacaaacagcagcacagcctggctcTTACCTCTGTGGATCACGGAGAGCTTACTGTGTAGATGTTCTAGTGCTTTTACAATCTGAAAGAACAAATCTAGAGTGAAtcacagctggcagcactgcGATGGGGAGGCAATGCTGACTGCCTTCCCCCCCATCCTCACTGGACCTGCCTGGAGGGAAGGAGCTACATCTCTCCTGTGTCCTGCACCCTGAGGTGACAGCAGGCACCCAGGGATCTCCCAGGGTGCCAGAATCCTAATGGGAAGGTAGAGGAGCTGTGGGGTCCTCCCCACACCCAACACTGTGCCGCCTCTTAGAGGCAGTGTGCACAGCCACATTTGGGGGGTATTTATGGCTTATAAATGACATCACCCAAGACCAAATACTGGAAGCCACCTAGAAACGTCCATATGGGCTGGCCTGTGGACCTTGCCCAGTGCAAACACTGCTGGGAGGCTGGTGATGCAGGACTTggctcagaaaagaaacatccttttccttccctcctcgCCCTGCTCATACTCACAGAGACAGCTATTTTCCCTAAGATGTCCTCAGGAATCGTCAGGCCTTTGTCAATGACATGCTTGTAGAATTTGTCCAGTGAGGTATCCATCAGCTCCATGCAAATCCACACATCTCCCTAGAGGATAAAAAAAGCAGATATCTGCCTATAGAATGGATCACCCTTTCCTTTCATGTGCAGTCATCTTCTTCGGCACTGTCCtcctttgctgttctgtttgcCTCTTTCTCTGTCATCTAAAAGTCACTCAGCAAAACTGAACTACTGGGCATTCCCCTTCTCGTCTCCTCAGCTGGAATTAAGTGCTGTCCACCTTCCCTACCATTTAAGGTTCATTTTCTGCTGTATCTTCCCAAAGCAGAGTCTCTGTAAGTTAGGAGTCCTGAAAGTTATCAGGACTGAGGTTCCTACATGCTCAGGTCACTCTGTAAATGCCCAGTCAGGAAACGTTCAGCTCTGTAGAGCTACACTTAAACCTCTTCAGTAAATCTTGCACTTCAAAGCTTTCCATATTTTTGACTTCATGTGGAGGAAGTCAGGGACAATTCAGGACAATATTTACACTATCAGATCAAGCTGTAGATCAGCATCGTTGGCACTTGGGCATCCCCACCACACACAGCCAGCACCAAGCCCTTCTCTGCTCACCAAGAAATAAGTGTAAATGAAAGTCCTTCAGCTCAAGGTTGAGCAAATTCCAATCCTACCATACCTCATATCTAGTTTAAACAGTTGCATGTGGAGCAAGCCCAGGCAATTCAGAGCCTGGAATAGGATCCAGCATGGTCAATTTGCAGAGTGCCATACCTCTCGGAAAAGTGCTCCATAGAAAGTAACGGTGAAGGGGCAATCTACTGTCCTCATGGAGATATCCAGATCCATCAATAACCTCTTCTGCTCTTGGCTGTTCACCGTGGCTCGGATGCGCTGGAACACAAAGCAGTTTAGCATTGGCTGGCAGCATCTCTGCACCATGCTACTGCAGCTGATGGTGCCCAGGTTGGCCACCATGCCTTGACGTCGTGCCTTTATCCTTTGTCACACCTCTGCCATTGGCACATCCCAAGCACACCCACCCAAATGCCACAGAAGGTGGATGAAGAGGTCTCCTCACCCCAGTTCAAAATGCAGGTGTTCTGCTCTTCCCTACAAATGCCACCCTTTTTTACAACAACCAAAAGACACTGTGATTTAAGAGAGGAGAAAGTAGCAGGAAATCAAATTCTAGGCTGGTGGAAAGCCTTTTGGAGCTGTAGTGCACATCTATTCCATCACTGGACTTTGGGATAAGATGGCATCATTCCCAGAGCCCAAGGCCATGTGCTCCTCATGGCTTTGGCAAGTGGGCACTTCCCAGTCTCCCAAGGAAGAGATGTCATCTGTTTGCTCATAGCTTCCagtttctgcatctttttttcgccttttttcttattctgaaaggaaatttgAGCTAAAACTCAGTCCTGTAAAAATTGGCCTTTCCCAAGGTACAAATTTTCCCATGACTATTTCCTTAAGCTGCAGGCTTATGAGTCAAAGCTGCTGTTATGAAAACTTTTCATAATAGCATCAACAAACCTGTCGTGAACCAAGACCCCACTGCAGCAGTCAAaatgtgggaaaagaaaaaaaaaagccaacaaaaattCCCCATTCCAAAGAAACTAAAACAATACCAGCTGAAGAAAATGATCTTATGCAATTGAATTTACAGTACAGTCTTCTTTATTAGTACTATGCAGAGGTCTGAATTGAGGTTTGCTAGAAAAATACATGCATACTTTAAAGAAATGATGGCAGATTGCTTCTAGAATTCTAGCAAAGACAGACATGTTGCTACCCAGATGAACCGTGATGCTTGAGCTACATTATGTATCATTCTTCTTCAACACAcccaattttttttaaatggggcTTGAATCTACTGAATGTGTGAATCAGCACTCTTTGCCCCGAGAAGAAAGAAGATTCCAATTGGAAAGAAGTTGGTCCAGGCATCCACACAACACACACAGAAAGCACGGAGGCTCACTCTACCTTCACTGCCATGATCTGCCCGCTAGGCATGTGCCGCATCTTCTCCACCACCCCGTATGCACCTCGTCCCAGCTCGGAGATGGGCTCCAGGTCATCAGCTTTCACCTCAAAGTTCTGCAGGGAGAAAGCCATTAGCAAGAAGGCGGCTGCAAGGAGCATCATTCCCCTACAACCTAACCCTGAGCACGTAAATTCATCTCAACTGGGTACCTCCCTATCTGCTCCATGAGGCTACAAACAAAACCATGGCCCCCAGCAGCTCTATGGAGGATTAACTACTTCACAGTAATTAGCAGAGCTCTGGGGTTGATGCAGGAAGGAGGACTCCTTGGTGGGATGCCACCTGCATCCTCCCACCCTTCACCTGCAGCCTCCGCATCTGTTAGGACATGGGATGGAAAACCTCACAGCAGCCTCCCCACAGAAATCACCTTCagctttcctatttctttttttaaatttcctccctcctcttcctcctccaaaCACTCAAGGAAGCATCCCCGGTTTGTTTCGAGGCTTATTTCTTCAGACCTGCAGGTGGCCCAAAAGCTAGCCGAGTGTGCCCCGATTGTAAACCacaaaggatttattttgtCTGGCCTTGGAGGTCTCCTTCTGCTGGCCTTACACAAAGGATAACTTTGTTTGGAGCCTTGCATTTTAACCTGCCCTTCTCCCTTCTGCTGTGATATTGTGCAGCAgccctatttcttttttttttgcttattattatttttggatCTTTAAAATATGCTCTCGCTACTAAAACCAGCCATTCTGTTTGCTGAACGCACCACCACATCAGTCAATCATCCTACAGAAAGAAGCGGGTTATAATGAACTGATTCACAGCACATAATCCCACACCGCTTTTTGCCTGCGCAGCAGAAAAATCCTGCAGTCCGACCCGTGCCTGCAAGGGCCCATACACTGTGTTACTGTGCTCAGGCTCCATCCCCTGCACAAGGAGCCCTCCTCAACGTTTCTGCATGATTTAAGCATCGCCGACTGCCTGACACTGCTGCTACTGTTCCATGGGACCCTCTCCAGGAAAGCACTTTGACGTGCTCTGAGCTCTTCAAATTAGCAGGGAAGTTTaaagggagaaggggaaagTGGATTTCTCCAGGGATTGGGATGAGTGTAGGAAGAGGGGAGCGCATCCTAAAGGAACTGGCTGGACAAATAAGTGATGGGTCCACGGGAAATTCAAGCCGTGGCACATTGGCCTCTCTGAGATAGCCACAGATCTGCATCCATCAGAAAGCCCAAGTGTTGTGTTTTAGAAGACTGCCTCTCTGTTTCCATGCACAGAGCACAGGGAGGGCTGGGATGGATGTTCCCCTTCCCTCGGATTGCAGGGAGCAGGGATTTTCCTGGAGCTCCAGCGGCAGCATTGCTCTGCCTCGGGCTGCACCGCTATGCTCAAGAGGCATCTCACACTCTTGTCCACCTCCCAGCTCCTCCCCATGCCAGGGAAAATACCAGatccaaaatgaaagaaaagcatccaAAGATAGACGACATAAAACACCTCTGCATTAGTATTTCACTTCATAAATTAACTGGCTGACACCGAGGCCTATCTTTTGCACCTAATAAATTTATTGCCCAGCTTTAAAGCGTTTCGCTGAATGCTGCTGGGCCATTTTCTCCTATCAAAATAGCTGTACTTGgtttggggtgttttttttcctgctgtgtttttatAGCATCGGGTGGACAGGTTTCCATGCTGTCAGAAAGTTTCGCTTCCAGGACAGGAAGATCTACCCTAAGTTAAGACTCTCGAGGAGAAGGCCTCTAGTATTAGCAAAGGGAAATAATTTGGATGAGGGCTTTAAATCAGCAAAGCAGATGCAAAGGAGAGTAAAATCTGCTGCTAGCAGTCTCTTGGATTGTAATGGATATTTCCAGGGGATTAGCTGCACCTTATCCAGGTCAAGGCAGGAATTTCCAAGGTGGAAAACACAAATGGGACCCAGGAGTGATAGGTGAGCACTTGGAGCATGGTCAGTAGCAAGAATGCCACTAGCAGGGCATTCTGCAGCTGCCCCAGGGCTGCACATATAAATTGCTGGTGTGTGCCAACCTGCCCTATTTTGGCTGCAGTGAAGTAGGAAGcaatgccagcagcagcctgcctggAGCAGGAGGGTCACCTGTCCCCAAAGGTTCCTCCTCACCATAACCTCCAAGCTTACCTCCTCGCCAATAGAGATGCAGGCTTTGGAGTCTAGATCCCTGGGTGGCctgcaggagagaaaagagaaa harbors:
- the MAP2K6 gene encoding dual specificity mitogen-activated protein kinase kinase 6 isoform X1, which translates into the protein MKLLQNSGDEMKGKKRNPGLKIPKEAFEQPQTSSTPPRDLDSKACISIGEENFEVKADDLEPISELGRGAYGVVEKMRHMPSGQIMAVKRIRATVNSQEQKRLLMDLDISMRTVDCPFTVTFYGALFREGDVWICMELMDTSLDKFYKHVIDKGLTIPEDILGKIAVSIVKALEHLHSKLSVIHRDVKPSNVLINTQGQVKMCDFGISGYLVDSVAKTMDAGCKPYMAPERINPELNQKGYSVKSDIWSLGITMIELAILRFPYDSWGTPFQQLKQVVEEPSPQLPAEKFSAEFVDFTSQCLKKNSKERPTYPELMQHPFFTLHESKETDVASFVKLILGD
- the MAP2K6 gene encoding dual specificity mitogen-activated protein kinase kinase 6 isoform X2 gives rise to the protein MSQSRGKKRNPGLKIPKEAFEQPQTSSTPPRDLDSKACISIGEENFEVKADDLEPISELGRGAYGVVEKMRHMPSGQIMAVKRIRATVNSQEQKRLLMDLDISMRTVDCPFTVTFYGALFREGDVWICMELMDTSLDKFYKHVIDKGLTIPEDILGKIAVSIVKALEHLHSKLSVIHRDVKPSNVLINTQGQVKMCDFGISGYLVDSVAKTMDAGCKPYMAPERINPELNQKGYSVKSDIWSLGITMIELAILRFPYDSWGTPFQQLKQVVEEPSPQLPAEKFSAEFVDFTSQCLKKNSKERPTYPELMQHPFFTLHESKETDVASFVKLILGD